One genomic window of Paraburkholderia acidiphila includes the following:
- a CDS encoding glutamine amidotransferase, protein MNREVLAVRHVYFEDLGSFERVLGDRGRPVRYVDVGFARVGALNPLSASLMVVLGGPINACDDARYPTLVPLAAMIEKRIAAGLPTLGICLGAQLIARVLGARVYAGPQPEIGWTPLTLTDAGRASPLQHLDGAATSMLHWHGDTFDLPQGATRLASTPLCENQAFSWGDHVLGLQCHPEVRADRFEPWLIGNAAEIATAGVDVNALRDETARRGPTLEVQASRMFGEWLDAVDARMAARQP, encoded by the coding sequence ATGAATCGCGAAGTATTGGCTGTGCGCCATGTCTATTTCGAGGACCTCGGCAGCTTCGAGCGTGTGCTCGGCGACCGTGGACGTCCCGTGCGCTACGTCGACGTCGGCTTCGCCCGCGTGGGCGCGCTCAATCCCTTGTCGGCGTCGCTCATGGTCGTGCTCGGCGGCCCGATCAATGCGTGCGACGACGCACGCTATCCCACCCTCGTCCCTCTTGCCGCGATGATCGAAAAGCGCATCGCGGCGGGTCTGCCTACGCTCGGCATTTGCCTCGGCGCGCAGCTCATTGCGCGCGTGCTCGGTGCACGCGTGTATGCCGGGCCTCAGCCCGAAATCGGCTGGACTCCGCTCACGCTCACCGACGCCGGTCGCGCCTCGCCGCTGCAACATCTCGACGGCGCGGCGACCTCCATGCTGCACTGGCATGGCGATACCTTCGATCTGCCGCAAGGTGCAACGCGTCTCGCTTCCACGCCGCTGTGCGAGAACCAGGCGTTTTCGTGGGGCGACCACGTGCTCGGCCTGCAATGCCATCCCGAGGTGCGCGCCGACCGCTTCGAGCCCTGGCTGATCGGTAACGCCGCTGAAATCGCCACCGCGGGCGTGGACGTGAACGCGCTGCGCGATGAGACGGCGCGCCGCGGGCCGACGCTCGAAGTGCAGGCGAGCCGCATGTTCGGCGAATGGCTGGACGCCGTCGACGCCCGCATGGCCGCGCGCCAACCCTGA